A stretch of Miscanthus floridulus cultivar M001 chromosome 13, ASM1932011v1, whole genome shotgun sequence DNA encodes these proteins:
- the LOC136501821 gene encoding uncharacterized protein: protein MLCKVSSGNISATSTWLPTKIAAPPAIRLPSPSCAGGGDDVHFVHRVDVCAAPPEVLVADLEPVPGTGLEDDGYSSIWYFYHAKKYKNTRGDTSGHRHGAVTGSDGTSWHSEISRRDVQGSGDGTFCTFSYGRKTEPSSRSIDRMGWCMVEYDIVAADKKQAAADSSNYVLCKVYRSPRAKGKSASASASSSSKKASSKQTPKKRKAGGGEHPEAPPTKSIQRLEQVQQETAYYPVANYRYQPQADVQEVAVQQPAGPGGDFNFSIEEINLYVDDECMLRVDESEQGRRRGLQQHPISEPKHDVEFIRLPCGPVVPVVAEATVEDMLALETTTIDVQRLQRRHEQGGEFIQMPCGQVVPVVAEATFEDMLGLGPGPETTYCGEWSGGMATARIPFPWSSYTRRRVRRTQHAAVFFKDQILSSSFRPPYLMC, encoded by the exons ATGCTCTGCAAAGTTTCCTCAG GGAACATCTCGGCGACATCGACATGGCTTCCAACCAAGATCGCAGCCCCACCGGCAATAAGGCTTCCATCGCCCTCCTGCGCCGGAGGCGGCGACGACGTCCACTTCGTCCACCGCGTCGACGTCTGCGCTGCTCCTCCCGAGGTTCTCGTCGCTGATCTGGAGCCGGTGCCGGGAACCGGTCTCGAAGACGACGGCTACAGCAGCATCTGGTACTTCTACCACGCCAAGAAATACAAGAACACCCGAGGCGACACCAGCGGGCACAGGCATGGCGCGGTCACCGGAAGCGACGGCACGTCCTGGCACTCGGAGATAAGCCGCAGGGACGTCCAGGGATCCGGTGACGGCACGTTCTGCACCTTCTCCTACGGCCGCAAGACGGAGCCCTCCTCTCGATCGATCGACAGGATGGGGTGGTGCATGGTGGAATACGACATCGTCGCCGCCGACAAGAAACAAGCCGCCGCGGACAGCAGCAACTACGTGCTCTGCAAGGTCTACCGCTCGCCTCGCGCGAAAGGGAAGTCGGCGTCAGCGTCGGCGTCATCCTCTAGCAAGAAAGCCTCGTCCAAGCAGACACCCAAGAAAAGGAAGGCCGGTGGCGGTGAGCACCCCGAGGCGCCGCCAACCAAGTCGATCCAGCGGCTAGAACAGGTGCAGCAGGAAACCGCCTATTATCCGGTGGCCAACTATCGGTATCAGCCACAAGCAGACGTGCAGGAGGTTGCcgtgcagcagccagcaggcccAGGCGGCGACTTCAACTTCAGCATCGAAGAAATCAACTTGTACGTCGACGACGAGTGCATGTTGCGAGTTGATGAGTCGGAGCAGGGACGACGACGGGGACTGCAGCAGCACCCAATCTCCGAGCCGAAGCACGACGTCGAGTTCATCCGGCTACCGTGTGGTCCGGTGGTGCCCGTGGTGGCCGAAGCCACCGTTGAAGATATGCTCGCCCTGGAGACGACGACGATCGATGTACAGCGATTGCAGCGGCGGCATGAGCAAGGCGGCGAGTTCATCCAGATGCCGTGCGGTCAGGTGGTGCCCGTGGTGGCGGAAGCCACGTTCGAGGATATGCTCGGGCTCGGCCCCGGCCCAGAGACGACGTACTGCGGCGAGTGGAGCGGCGGCATGGCAACCGCACGTATTCCATTTCCATGGAGCAGCTACACGCGCCGACGAGTTCGTCGTACACAGCATGCAGCGGTCTTCTTCAAGGATCAGATCCTCTCCTCCAGCTTCCGGCCTCCGTATCTTATGTGTTGA
- the LOC136501822 gene encoding uncharacterized protein, producing the protein MVPCAQQLQPPTAPVHILRQAGRRVIPLPRPHRCSRRTIAAMASASSGTPSPVVLGCGGISVDYLATVASFPNPDDKIRNLALKAQGDGNTGNALTAAARLGLRPRIISKVANDGQGRSILNELQSDGIDTSYILVSEHGNSPFTYIIVDEQT; encoded by the exons ATGGTGCCCTGCGCCCAGCAGCTGCAGCCGCCCACCGCTCCAGTCCACATTCTCCGTCAAGCGGGCCGTAGGGTTATTCCGCTTCCTCGTCCGCATCGCTGCAGCCGCCGTACCATCGCCGCCATGGCCTCCGCCTCCTCCGGCACCCCCAGCCCCGTCGTG CTCGGGTGCGGCGGCATCTCCGTCGACTACCTGGCCACGGTGGCGTCCTTCCCCAACCCCGATGATAAGATCCGCAACCTCGCCCTCAAGGCGCAGGGGGACGGCAACACTGGCAACGCGCTCACTGCAGCTGCGCGCCTCGGCCTCCGTCCCAGGATCATTTCCAAG GTAGCCAACGATGGTCAAGGAAGAAGCATCCTCAACGAGCTCCAATCTGATGGCATCGACACATCCTACATCCTG GTGTCAGAGCACGGGAATTCACCCTTCACCTACATAATAGTTGATGAGCAGACGTGA
- the LOC136501610 gene encoding probable monogalactosyldiacylglycerol synthase 2, chloroplastic, with translation MVISVATPRRSTSIRDAVLGGVLGSGGRQLYQPLRCAFYDGAAGGFGLPGDGLAAALSEDPTADAARVSTGGGKKKQAARNVLILMSDTGGGHRASAEALRDAFRIEFGNAYKVFVTDLGKEYGGWPLNDMERSYKFMLRHVRLWKVAFHGTSPRWVHGMYLAALAYYYANEVVAGIMKYDPDIIISVHPLMQHIPLWVLKWQSLHPKVPFVTVITDLNTCHPTWFHHGVTRCYCPSAEVANRALLRGLGPSQVRVFGLPIRPSFCRAVLDKDEVRKELGLDPQLPAVLLMGGGEGMGPVEETARALGEELYDHRRQRRVGQVVVICGRNQALRSTLQSLRWKVPVKIRGFETQMEKWMAACDCIITKAGPGTIAEALIRGLPIILNDFIPGQEVGNVPYVVDNGAGVFSKDPREAARQVARWFSTDEDELKRYSHNALKLAQPEAVFHIVKDIHKLQQQPAAVTRIPYLLTSSFPYHI, from the exons ATGGTGATCTCGGTGGCCACTCCCCGCCGCTCCACCTCCATACGCGACGCCGTGCTGGGCGGCGTGCTAGGCAGCGGCGGTCGCCAGCTGTACCAGCCCCTCCGCTGCGCCTTCTACGACGGAGCGGCTGGTGGCTTTGGATTGCCCGGGGACGGCCTGGCCGCCGCGCTCTCCGAGGATCCCACCGCCGATGCCGCCCGCGTCTCCACCGGCGGCGGCAAGAAGAAGCAGGCGGCGAGGAACGTGCTGATCCTGATGAGCGACACCGGCGGCGGCCACCGCGCCTCGGCCGAGGCCCTGCGAGACGCCTTCCGCATCGAGTTCGGCAACGCCTACAAG GTGTTCGTGACGGATTTGGGGAAGGAGTACGGCGGGTGGCCGCTCAATGACATGGAGCGGTCGTACAAGTTCATGCTCCGACACGTGCGGCTCTGGAAGGTGGCGTTCCACGGCACCTCCCCGCGATGGGTGCACGGCATGTACCTGGCCGCGCTTGCCTACTACTACGCCAA CGAGGTGGTGGCTGGGATCATGAAGTACGATCCGGACATCATCATCAGCGTGCACCCGCTGATGCAGCACATCCCGCTGTGGGTGCTCAAGTGGCAGAGCCTACACCCCAAGGTGCCCTTCGTCACCGTCATCACCGACCTCAACACCTGCCACCCGACATG GTTCCACCACGGCGTGACAAGGTGCTACTGCCCGTCCGCCGAGGTGGCAAACAGGGCCCTGCTCCGGGGTCTCGGGCCGTCCCAGGTCCGCGTCTTCGGGCTGCCCATCCGGCCCTCCTTCTGCCGCGCCGTGCTCGACAAG GATGAGGTGAGGAAAGAGCTTGGACTGGATCCTCAGCTGCCGGCGGTTCTACTGATGGGAGGCGGCGAGGGGATGGGTCCGGTAGAGGAGACCGCGAGGGCCCTCGGTGAGGAGCTCTACGACCACCGGAGACAGCGCCGGGTGGGGCAGGTCGTTGTCATATGCGGCAGGAACCAGGCGCTGCGGTCCACCCTGCAGTCCCTCAGATGGAAGGTCCCTGTCAAG ATCAGAGGGTTCGAAACACAGATGGAGAAGTGGATGGCCGCCTGCGACTGCATCATCACAAAA GCTGGTCCTGGTACAATTGCAGAGGCACTTATAAGAGGACTTCCTATTATCCTGAACGACTTCATCCCTGGACAG GAAGTTGGAAACGTGCCTTATGTCGTGGACAACGGTGCCGGTGTGTTCTCCAAGGACCCAAGGGAGGCTGCAAGACAGGTTGCCCGCTGGTTCAGTACAGATGAGGATGAGCTCAAGAGATACTCACATAACGCGCTGAAGCTAGCACAACCCGAAGCCGTGTTCCATATCGTCAAGGACATCCACAAGCTCCAGCAACAACCAGCTGCGGTTACCCGGATCCCCTACTTGTTGACCTCATCGTTTCCGTACCATATATGA